Proteins co-encoded in one Gossypium arboreum isolate Shixiya-1 chromosome 11, ASM2569848v2, whole genome shotgun sequence genomic window:
- the LOC108464937 gene encoding protein INCREASED RESISTANCE TO MYZUS PERSICAE 1-like — MNNRLSSGKRSGNSMKRTISVTGQSIPIISNGSPSRLSPLPEFPKDNFVFDENFLSLLSPTSANSGRFPVAETAPFLRFCCLCNRRLAPARDIYMYRGDTAFCSENCREKQMKLDERQRRLNMVAAKKQDLHSSSTTTTSTTAAPPSTETVVAA; from the exons atgaatAATAGGTTGTCGTCAGGAAAACGTTCAGGCAATTCAATGAAGAGGACGATAAGCGTGACAGGGCAGTCCATCCCAATTATATCCAATGGTTCTCCCTCTAGACTAAGCCCTTTGCCTGAATTCCCAAAAGACAACTttgtttttgatgaaaatttCTTGTCCTTGTTGTCGCCAACAAGTGCAAATTCTGGAAGGTTTCCTGTTGCTGAAACTGCTCCTTTCTTGCGCTTTTGTTGCCTTTGTAATCGCCGCTTGGCCCCTGCTCGTGATATTTATATGTATAG GGGGGATACAGCGTTTTGCAGTGAAAATTGCAGGGAAAAGCAGATGAAGCTAGACGAAAGACAAAGACGATTGAACATGGTAGCTGCAAAGAAACAAGACCTCCATTCATCTTCAACCACCACGACCTCCACCACGGCGGCTCCTCCCTCAACCGAGACTGTCGTTGCTGCTTGA